The following proteins are encoded in a genomic region of Paenibacillus sp. FSL H3-0469:
- a CDS encoding DeoR/GlpR family DNA-binding transcription regulator, which translates to MNPIRRHEMIMEVMLNQKDVTVNELSDKLQVTGKTIREDLSKLEEQGLIMRVHGGAVLAQSDQFGILPLRNPLDKYAEEKTEIARRALAHIAPDDIIALDGGSTTLEIARRLDNIPLTVITNDVYIISELVPRDNIRLVVPGGYRVRNMLAGPEAVSYVQKLNIQKAFLSATAVHIEHGLSIYTGDLIDFKQALVSTARQVFAACDHHKFGQTALRTFASLQEVDVLLTDSGLAPETAGLFRKAGINIECG; encoded by the coding sequence ATGAACCCGATACGGCGGCACGAGATGATTATGGAAGTTATGCTGAACCAGAAGGATGTAACCGTGAACGAATTGAGCGACAAGCTCCAGGTCACCGGCAAAACGATCCGCGAGGACTTAAGCAAGCTGGAGGAACAAGGACTGATTATGCGCGTCCACGGCGGCGCCGTGCTGGCACAGAGCGATCAGTTCGGCATTCTGCCCCTGCGCAATCCGCTGGATAAATACGCTGAGGAGAAGACGGAGATTGCCCGGCGTGCGCTGGCGCATATCGCTCCGGATGACATCATTGCCCTGGACGGCGGAAGCACAACGCTTGAGATTGCCCGGCGGCTGGACAATATTCCCCTTACGGTCATTACCAATGATGTCTACATCATCAGTGAGCTGGTTCCCAGAGACAACATCCGGCTGGTCGTTCCCGGCGGTTACCGTGTCCGCAATATGCTGGCCGGTCCCGAAGCCGTGTCCTATGTACAGAAGCTTAATATTCAAAAAGCCTTTCTCTCGGCCACAGCCGTTCATATTGAACACGGCCTGTCCATCTATACCGGCGATCTTATAGATTTCAAACAGGCGTTAGTCTCCACGGCCCGTCAGGTGTTCGCCGCATGCGATCATCACAAATTCGGTCAGACCGCGCTGCGCACCTTCGCTTCCCTGCAGGAGGTCGATGTGCTGCTGACGGACAGCGGGCTCGCCCCGGAGACCGCCGGGCTGTTCCGCAAAGCTGGCATTAATATTGAATGCGGGTAA
- the kduD gene encoding 2-dehydro-3-deoxy-D-gluconate 5-dehydrogenase KduD: protein MSSLFSLAGKTAIVTGAAQGLGQGIAIAFAEAGADVVSVSLNSSDETVAACEAFGVKALSISADLSDHSKLQGMFDEAVAFTGKVDILVNCAGMIRRTPAKDHSEKDWFDVINLNQNTVFLLSQIVGRHFLERGSGKIINIASMLSYQGGINVPGYTASKHAVAGLTKAFANEWAGSGLNINAIAPGYMATENTAPIRADQSRSDSILDRIPAGRWGTADDVKGPAVFLASAASDYLNGHILNVDGGWLAR, encoded by the coding sequence ATGTCATCTTTATTCAGCTTGGCAGGTAAAACAGCAATCGTAACAGGCGCAGCGCAAGGTCTTGGACAAGGCATTGCCATCGCCTTCGCAGAAGCCGGTGCAGACGTAGTCTCCGTATCTCTTAATTCCAGTGACGAGACCGTAGCAGCCTGTGAAGCTTTTGGCGTCAAAGCACTGAGCATCTCCGCTGACCTCAGCGATCATTCCAAGCTTCAAGGCATGTTCGACGAAGCCGTTGCCTTCACCGGCAAAGTGGATATCCTCGTCAACTGTGCAGGCATGATCCGCCGCACTCCGGCCAAGGACCATAGCGAGAAGGACTGGTTCGATGTCATCAACCTCAACCAGAACACCGTCTTCCTGCTGTCGCAGATTGTCGGACGTCACTTCCTGGAACGGGGAAGCGGCAAAATCATCAACATCGCCTCCATGCTCTCCTACCAGGGCGGCATCAACGTGCCGGGCTACACAGCAAGTAAGCATGCCGTAGCCGGTCTGACCAAAGCCTTCGCCAATGAATGGGCTGGCTCGGGCCTTAACATCAACGCGATTGCTCCGGGCTACATGGCTACCGAGAATACCGCTCCAATCCGTGCGGACCAGAGCCGCTCCGATTCCATCCTTGACCGTATTCCAGCCGGACGCTGGGGAACTGCTGACGATGTGAAGGGCCCTGCCGTATTCCTGGCCTCCGCCGCTTCCGACTACCTGAACGGCCACATTCTGAATGTGGATGGCGGCTGGTTGGCTAGATAA
- a CDS encoding ABC transporter ATP-binding protein gives MENIRFAGVRKSFGDVAAVNGLDLSIAEGEVYALLGHNGAGKTTTLRLLLGLLEPDDGEVNVFGRNPIQEGDSVRGLCGVLSEDTGLYESLTVWDNLMYYADIYGMSRVESSSRIDELLRTFELQDKKRTMIKGLSTGMKKKVALIRAILHKPRLLILDEPSNGLDPVSTTDLRKLLSRLAKEEWTTIIMTTHNLEEVQKLCDRITILRHGRNIFTDSISALRDSEHYRENGQFSLEKLYMEIEQGGGR, from the coding sequence ATGGAGAATATACGGTTCGCAGGGGTCAGAAAGTCCTTTGGCGATGTCGCTGCCGTAAACGGCCTGGATCTGAGTATCGCGGAGGGCGAGGTCTATGCACTGCTTGGGCACAATGGAGCGGGAAAGACCACAACGCTTCGCCTGCTGCTTGGTCTGCTGGAGCCGGACGACGGGGAGGTCAATGTTTTTGGGCGGAATCCTATACAGGAGGGGGATAGCGTGCGCGGGCTGTGCGGAGTATTATCCGAAGATACAGGGCTGTACGAGTCTTTGACCGTCTGGGATAACCTGATGTATTACGCTGACATTTATGGTATGAGCCGTGTAGAATCTAGTAGCCGTATTGACGAGCTGCTGCGGACATTTGAACTGCAGGACAAGAAACGAACGATGATTAAGGGCTTGTCTACCGGCATGAAGAAAAAGGTTGCCCTGATCCGGGCCATACTGCATAAACCGCGCCTTCTGATCCTGGATGAGCCTTCTAATGGGCTTGATCCTGTCAGCACAACCGATCTGAGGAAGTTGTTATCGCGGCTGGCGAAGGAGGAATGGACCACCATTATTATGACCACGCATAATTTGGAAGAGGTCCAAAAGCTGTGCGATAGAATCACGATTCTGCGGCACGGGCGGAATATTTTTACAGATTCTATCTCGGCGCTCCGGGACAGCGAGCATTACAGGGAGAACGGGCAATTCAGTCTTGAGAAGCTGTACATGGAGATAGAGCAGGGGGGAGGCAGATGA
- the kduI gene encoding 5-dehydro-4-deoxy-D-glucuronate isomerase produces MERRFASHPNEVKQFDTERLRKEFHIPVIFAPDELKLVLTHEDRMIVGGANPVNGEVALTTDLKELGVTYFLERRELGVINVGGKGSVVVDGTEYEVDFKECLYVGQGSKDVIFKSADSAKPAKFYLNSAPAHQSYPTTKTTLAESESGAMGGLENSNERTIHRFIHTNGVQSAQLVMGMTQLKPGSMWNTMPSHTHPRRMEAYFYFDLPDDSIVFHLMGEPTETRHIVMHNEQAVISPSWSIHSGVGTHNYTFIWSMAGDNKRYDDMDPVGMKELQ; encoded by the coding sequence ATGGAAAGACGTTTTGCATCACATCCGAATGAAGTGAAGCAGTTTGACACTGAGCGCCTGCGCAAGGAGTTCCATATCCCGGTGATCTTCGCACCAGACGAGCTGAAGCTTGTCCTGACGCATGAAGACCGCATGATCGTTGGCGGAGCAAATCCGGTGAACGGCGAGGTGGCTCTGACTACGGACCTCAAGGAGCTTGGCGTAACTTACTTCCTGGAACGCCGTGAGCTGGGCGTTATCAATGTCGGCGGCAAGGGTTCGGTTGTTGTGGACGGAACTGAATATGAGGTTGATTTCAAGGAATGCCTGTATGTGGGCCAGGGCTCGAAGGATGTTATTTTCAAGAGCGCTGACAGCGCCAAGCCGGCCAAATTCTATCTGAATTCCGCTCCGGCGCACCAGTCCTACCCGACTACGAAGACTACGCTGGCTGAATCCGAATCCGGGGCCATGGGCGGTCTGGAGAATTCCAATGAACGGACGATTCACCGCTTCATCCACACGAACGGCGTGCAGAGCGCACAGCTTGTCATGGGGATGACTCAGCTGAAGCCGGGCAGCATGTGGAACACCATGCCATCGCATACACATCCACGCCGGATGGAAGCCTACTTCTATTTCGATCTGCCGGACGATTCCATCGTCTTCCACCTGATGGGCGAACCGACCGAGACCCGTCACATTGTAATGCACAATGAACAGGCTGTTATCTCGCCAAGCTGGTCCATTCACAGCGGTGTGGGCACGCATAACTATACCTTCATCTGGAGCATGGCCGGAGACAACAAGCGGTATGATGATATGGACCCCGTAGGGATGAAAGAATTACAATAG